One segment of Mycolicibacterium neworleansense DNA contains the following:
- the pgeF gene encoding peptidoglycan editing factor PgeF: protein MSVRIRRVTTTRAGGVSAPPFDSFNLGDHVGDDPKAVAQNRRRLAAAVGADALVWMNQVHSDHVVTVDGPRDTAVDNADALVTTTPRLALVVVTADCVPVLMGDARAGVVAAVHAGRVGAQKGIVARTVEAMVAAGAHAEDISVLLGPAVSGANYEVPEQMAAEVEAVLPGSRTTTSRGTPGLDLRAGIARQLTALGVTAIDVDPRCTVADRALFSHRRDAPTGRLASVVWMEQSR from the coding sequence GTGAGTGTTCGTATTCGGCGGGTGACGACAACCCGCGCCGGCGGCGTCTCGGCACCGCCCTTCGATTCCTTCAACCTCGGCGACCATGTCGGCGACGACCCGAAAGCGGTGGCCCAGAACCGGCGGAGGCTGGCGGCCGCCGTCGGGGCCGATGCGCTGGTCTGGATGAATCAGGTACACAGCGATCACGTCGTCACCGTGGACGGCCCGCGTGACACCGCGGTCGATAATGCCGACGCATTGGTGACCACCACCCCGCGTTTGGCATTGGTCGTGGTGACCGCCGATTGCGTCCCGGTATTAATGGGCGACGCACGCGCAGGGGTCGTCGCCGCCGTGCACGCCGGCCGGGTCGGGGCTCAGAAGGGCATCGTCGCCCGGACCGTGGAGGCGATGGTGGCGGCCGGTGCCCACGCCGAGGACATCTCGGTGCTGCTCGGCCCCGCGGTCAGCGGTGCCAACTACGAGGTGCCCGAACAGATGGCGGCCGAGGTCGAGGCGGTCCTGCCCGGCTCGCGCACCACCACCTCGCGCGGCACGCCCGGCCTGGACCTGAGGGCCGGAATAGCCCGGCAGTTAACGGCTTTGGGTGTCACGGCGATCGACGTGGACCCACGGTGCACAGTGGCCGACCGCGCGCTGTTCAGCCATCGCCGCGACGCACCGACCGGGCGCCTGGCGAGTGTGGTGTGGATGGAGCAGTCGCGGTGA
- a CDS encoding YggS family pyridoxal phosphate-dependent enzyme — translation MSTVQRARDADRTAELTAALGAARARLARAAESVGRNVNEIELLPITKYFPATDVIILNQLGCLAFGESREQEAADKVASVRAELPEAPIRWHMVGRIQRNKARAVAGWAHTAHSVDSTRLLTALDRAAGEALAAGARPEPLRVYIQISLDGDTARGGVDVDAPDLVDEICGSANTAEALEFAGLMGIPPLEWDPDDAFARLAAERDRVQRDYQHRLELSAGMSGDLESAVKHGSTCVRVGTALMGQRPLTSPAVVTPVTSSSQTPPPPPSAEGSPR, via the coding sequence ATGAGCACCGTGCAGCGCGCGCGTGATGCCGATCGGACGGCCGAGTTGACCGCCGCGCTCGGTGCGGCGCGGGCGCGCCTGGCACGTGCCGCAGAATCGGTCGGGCGAAATGTCAATGAAATTGAATTACTTCCGATCACCAAATACTTTCCGGCCACCGATGTCATTATTCTCAATCAATTAGGGTGCCTCGCATTTGGTGAATCCCGCGAACAAGAGGCCGCCGATAAAGTCGCTTCCGTTCGCGCGGAATTGCCGGAGGCGCCGATTCGCTGGCACATGGTGGGGCGTATCCAGCGGAACAAGGCGCGGGCCGTTGCCGGCTGGGCGCACACCGCGCACTCTGTCGACAGCACGCGCCTGCTGACCGCGCTGGACCGGGCCGCGGGCGAGGCGCTGGCGGCCGGGGCGCGCCCGGAGCCGTTGCGCGTCTACATCCAGATCAGTCTCGACGGTGACACCGCGCGGGGCGGGGTCGATGTGGATGCCCCTGATCTCGTCGACGAAATCTGTGGGTCAGCGAACACCGCCGAGGCGCTGGAGTTCGCCGGTCTGATGGGAATCCCTCCACTGGAATGGGATCCCGACGACGCTTTTGCGCGGCTTGCGGCCGAGCGGGACCGGGTGCAGCGCGACTACCAGCACCGGCTCGAACTGTCGGCGGGGATGTCTGGAGATCTCGAAAGCGCGGTCAAACACGGATCGACATGTGTGCGTGTCGGTACCGCGCTCATGGGGCAACGCCCGCTAACGTCACCCGCAGTAGTCACTCCAGTCACATCTTCATCACAGACACCACCACCCCCACCGTCCGCAGAAGGGTCGCCGAGATGA
- a CDS encoding cell division protein SepF, translated as MSTLHKVKAYFGMAPMEDYDDEYYEDDDRGGARSYARRPRDERFEEDGYGYEGPEYDDGPAYRGGYAGGFADEQRFEPRVRAPREFDRPAPRLGALSGSTRGALAMDPRRMAELFEAGSPLAKITTLRPKDYSEARTIGERFRDGTPVIMDLVSMDNADAKRLVDFAAGLAFALRGSFDKVATKVFLLSPADVDVSAEQRRRIAEAGFYAYQ; from the coding sequence ATGAGCACACTGCACAAAGTCAAGGCCTACTTCGGCATGGCGCCGATGGAGGACTACGACGACGAGTACTACGAGGACGATGACCGCGGAGGTGCCCGCAGCTACGCCCGGCGTCCCCGCGACGAGCGTTTCGAAGAGGACGGCTACGGCTACGAGGGGCCCGAATACGACGACGGGCCGGCCTACCGGGGCGGCTACGCGGGTGGTTTCGCCGACGAGCAGCGGTTCGAGCCGCGAGTCCGCGCCCCGCGCGAATTCGACCGTCCCGCACCGCGTCTCGGCGCCCTGTCGGGATCTACCCGGGGTGCGCTGGCCATGGATCCGCGCCGGATGGCCGAGCTCTTCGAGGCGGGCAGCCCGCTGGCGAAGATCACCACGCTGCGGCCCAAGGACTACAGCGAGGCCCGCACCATCGGTGAGCGTTTCCGCGACGGCACCCCGGTGATCATGGACCTGGTCTCGATGGACAACGCCGACGCCAAGCGTCTGGTGGACTTCGCGGCCGGTCTGGCATTCGCACTGCGCGGTTCGTTCGACAAGGTGGCCACCAAGGTCTTCCTGCTGTCACCGGCTGACGTCGACGTCAGCGCCGAGCAGCGTCGCCGGATCGCCGAGGCCGGCTTCTACGCCTATCAGTAG